A window of the Emys orbicularis isolate rEmyOrb1 chromosome 1, rEmyOrb1.hap1, whole genome shotgun sequence genome harbors these coding sequences:
- the LOC135891228 gene encoding olfactory receptor 51G2-like, with product MSAVNDTNFKSAVLLLTGIPGQEDVHLWISVPFCLMYVISILGNSVILFIIKTDPTLHEPMYIFLSMLAVTDLGLSISTIPSTLGIFLFNSREISLDACFAQLFFIHSFSFTESSVLLLMAFDRFVAIRNPLRYTSILTPSRIAKMGLVFVLRGVAVIFPLPFLLKRYRYCRISVLSHCYCINQEVMKMACSDITVSSIYGLFVTVSTVGLDSLLILLSYVMILKTVLSIASHAERLRALSTCVSHLCAVLLFYTPVLGLSVIHRFVKNSSPLLPILIGYVYLVVPPLMNPIVYSVKSKHLRARIIRVFVK from the coding sequence atgtcagctgtcaatgacaccaacTTCAAATCTGCAGTGTTACTTCTCaccgggatacctgggcaggaagacGTCCATCTCTGGATCTCCGTCCCCTTCTGCTTAATGTATGTTATTTCAATATtaggaaattcagtcattctgttcattataaaaacagatccaacCCTCCATGAGCctatgtacattttcctttccatgttggccgTCACAGACCTTGGTTTATCGATATCCACCATACCGTCAACACTGGGCATATTCTTGTTTAACTCTAGGGAGATCAGCCTTGATGCTTGTTttgcccagctgttcttcatccactcgTTTTCATTCACTGAATCCTCCGTGCTgttgttgatggcctttgaccgcttcgTTGCGATCCGTAACCCGCTGAGATATACTTCCATCTTAACCCCGTCAAGAATAGCCAAGATGGGGCTAGTGTTTGTGCTAAGAGGGGTGGCCGTAATattcccactcccctttctcctgaaacGCTACCGATACTGTCGAATCAGTGTCCTCTCCCATTGCTACTGCATAAACCAGGAGGTCATGAAGATGGCTTGTTCAGATATCACAGTCAGCAGCATCTATGGCTTGTTTGTTACAGTCTCCACAGTGGGGTTGGACTCGCTGCTCATCCtcctctcttatgtgatgatcctcaaaacagtgctgagcatcGCGTCCCATGCGGAGCGCCTCAGGGCCCTGAGCACCTGTGTCTCCCACCTCTGCGCCGTCCTGCTCTTTTACACACCAGTGCTCGGTTTGTCTGTGATACACAGATTCGTGAAGAACTCTTCTCCCTTGCTTCCGATTCTCATTGGCTACGTCTACCTAGTGGTCCCACCCCTGATGAACCCAATTGTTTACagcgtgaaaagcaaacaccttcgtgcGAGGATCATCAGGGTGTTTGTCAAGTGA